A stretch of DNA from Brevibacillus ruminantium:
TGCCAGCTTTGTCGAAGAGTCTACCATTGAGGTAAAAGAGGTAGGCGAGGGAACAAAAGGAACACTCAGCATCGGTGTCAATACACTCTCAGCAGAGCCTTTGCCCAGGCTGTTGAAGCAGTTTCGGGAAAGCTATCCCCATGTTTCGTATAAAATCCAGCAGAACGAATCGGACCAGCTTCTCAAAATGGTCAAAGAAAAAGCCATTGAGCTCGCGATCATCAGGCTGCCGCTGGAACTCAATGACTTTTCGATCCTGCATCTGAAAACGGAACCTCTGCGCTTTGTCGCCTCTACGCGCTTCTCGCACTCGTCCCTATCGATCACCTACGAACAGATTCGCCAGCATCCTCTGATCTTGCCCAGTGTCGAAGGACTCGGCGTGTATCACGTGATCCTGGAGGAATTTTCCCGCCGCCGCATGGAGCCGTACGTCCTCGGCGAATGCTCGGATATCGCGGTCCTGCTGCAATTGGTGTCGTCTGGCTTTGGCGCCACGATCGTGCCGGAAGCGGTACTCCAGATGCATCCCGGGCATGAGCTGCAGGTGTTCGAGATTGCTGATGCGACCCTGAACGCTTCATCCGGTGTCATTTGGCTAAAGGACTACTACCTGTCCAAGCCAGCGCAAAATTTCCTCGATCTTTTGAAAGGTTGATGCCTTAGAGACTTGTCGACTCGCCCGGTTTCAGTACGATCCCGTCGATTCCTTTTTCTTTCAGGCTGTCTACAAATGCCTGGCCATCCTGTTTGATCGGCGGGAACGTATTGTAATGGATCGGTACGACAAGCTTGGCCCCTACCCATTCCGCAGCGGTCTGGGCATCCTCTGGCCCCATCGTGAAAACATCGCCGATCGGCAGAAGGGCCACATCGATGTCATGACGCTCGCCCAGCATTTTCATATCGCCGAACAGACCTGTATCGCCTGCATGGTAAACCGTTTTTCCGCCCATGGTTACGAGGAAGCCGCCGGGCATGCCCAAATAGACGATCCGGTTGTCCTCGGAAAAAACCATGCCGGAGCTGTGGAAGGCTTGTGTCATTTTGACGCGGCCAAACGGAAACGCGGCAGACCCGCCCAGATTGAGCGCCATCGTTTTGGCCCCCTGCCAGCCCAGGTAGTTGGCCAGCTCAAAGGTGGCGATAATCGTCGCGTCGTTTTGCTTTGCTAATTCAACTGCGTCCAGGATGTGATCCTCATGTCCATGTGTCAAGAGAATGTACTGAACCCGAATGTCAGACAGCTTTGTAGCGGCCTGCGGGTTTCCCGAGATGAACGGGTCGATGATGATCGAATGTTCTTCGCTGGTAAGCTGGACACAGGAGTGACCGTGGTACTTGATCTCCAACATGCGCATTCCCTTCCTTCTTCCTGATCTTTCTTTTGATCATAGGTGGGAATGGTATCCATGTCAATTCGCGGACTCGTTGCTCTCTAATCAAACAGAACCGCAAAGGCACGGGCAAACGCACCATCGCTCCCTTTGATATTCAGCGGAGCAGCAGCAAAAAAGACGCGCTCGCGGTCAATCACATCCAGATTTCTCAGGTTTTCCACGATGCCCAGCTTATTGCCGAGAAATATATGATGTGCGGGAAAGGTTTCGGTCTCGATCGGGTCAGGGGAGATGAAATCAAGTCCAATGGCCCGCACTCCGCGTGCCACCAATTCCTTTGCCAGTTCTTCTCCAAAATAGGGGAATTCATTTTCGTACGCAGCCGTTCCCCATTTTTCGCTGAGTCCTGTGCGAAA
This window harbors:
- a CDS encoding LysR family transcriptional regulator, with product MDIKQLRYFIAIAEEKQISAAAKRLHLAQPPLSQQLINLEQELGVTLVIRHARGLELTEAGRILYKHAVKIASFVEESTIEVKEVGEGTKGTLSIGVNTLSAEPLPRLLKQFRESYPHVSYKIQQNESDQLLKMVKEKAIELAIIRLPLELNDFSILHLKTEPLRFVASTRFSHSSLSITYEQIRQHPLILPSVEGLGVYHVILEEFSRRRMEPYVLGECSDIAVLLQLVSSGFGATIVPEAVLQMHPGHELQVFEIADATLNASSGVIWLKDYYLSKPAQNFLDLLKG
- a CDS encoding metal-dependent hydrolase; this encodes MLEIKYHGHSCVQLTSEEHSIIIDPFISGNPQAATKLSDIRVQYILLTHGHEDHILDAVELAKQNDATIIATFELANYLGWQGAKTMALNLGGSAAFPFGRVKMTQAFHSSGMVFSEDNRIVYLGMPGGFLVTMGGKTVYHAGDTGLFGDMKMLGERHDIDVALLPIGDVFTMGPEDAQTAAEWVGAKLVVPIHYNTFPPIKQDGQAFVDSLKEKGIDGIVLKPGESTSL
- a CDS encoding cyclase family protein, encoding MRIIDLSQVFEPGMPQYPGQPDVVFQQVARVESDGYQVTDFHSVVHVGTHCDAPAHFIPNGETIDSIPLERFVGEAVIVDVKLDGSQRELGPAVLEGADIRPGDIVLFRTGLSEKWGTAAYENEFPYFGEELAKELVARGVRAIGLDFISPDPIETETFPAHHIFLGNKLGIVENLRNLDVIDRERVFFAAAPLNIKGSDGAFARAFAVLFD